Genomic segment of Sphingopyxis lindanitolerans:
GAGGGCCACCTCGGCCATGTCTTTCCCGACGGCCCCGGACCGACCGGGCTTCGCTACTGCATCAACAGCGCGGCGCTTGACTTCGCGGAGCGCGCGCCGGATGAGGCGGACACCGGCAAGGGCTGACCGCCCCCGCCGGTCGATGCAGCGGGGTTTCGCGAGGGAAGGAACATAGGGTTTGCGCCGCGAACGACAGCAGGCATCCTCGGGTAAATCGTCATCGTCGGGCAAGGGAGGCTCGGGCAAGGGCTCGCCCGCCGGTCCGTCGCGTTTCCGCATCTGGCTCCGGCGGCTGTTCCGCTGGGGGCTCGGCCTCGCCTTCGTCGGCGCGGTCGCGATCGCCGTCGCGGTCGGCATCGCGGTGCAGCGCATCCCGAGCTTCGAGGAGCTCAAGAAATCGCCCGCCGGGCAGACGATCCGCGTCCACGCCGCCGACGGCACGGTCTTTCTCTCGCTCGGCCCCAATTACGGCCGCTGGCTGACGCTGACCGAGACGCCGCAGGTGATGCAGGACGCGATGGTCGCGGTCGAGGATCGCCGCTTTCGCTATCATCCGGGGATCGATCCCGTCGGCATAAGCCGCGCCGCGGTGTTCGCGGTCGAACATTATGGCACCGGCCGCCGCATGCAGGGCGCCTCGACGATCACCCAGCAGCTTGCGCGCAACATCTTTCTGTCGAACAGCTATACCTGGACGCGCAAGGCGCGCGAAATGGTGCTCGCGCTCGCGCTCGAATGGAAATTCTCGAAGGACGAGCTGCTCGAACTTTATTTGAACAAGGTGTATTTCGGCGGCGGCAGCTATGGCATCGACGCCGCATCGCGGCGCTTCTTCGGGCATAGCGCGACCGAGATGTCGCTGTCGGAGGCCGCGGTGGTCGCGGGGCTGGTCAAGGCGCCGTCGCGCTATTCGCCGACCGCCGACGCCGCCGCCGCGCTCGGCCGGTCGGGGGTCGTCCTCGAAACGATGGTCGATGCGGGCTTCATCACCCAGTCGCAGGCCGATGGCGCGAAACCCGCCGACGTCCAGCTTGCGCAGGAAACGGGGCAGAACAGTGCGCGCTATTTCACCGACTGGGCGCTGCCGCAGCTCGACATGCTGATCGACGAGGGCAGCGAGGCGCTCGACGTCTTTACCACCCTCGACCTTGGCATGCAGCGCGCGGCGACCGCGGCGGTCCAGGCCGACACGCCGAAGGGCGTGCAGGCGGCGCTGGTCTCGATCGACCGCGACGGCGCGGTGCGCGCGATGGTCGGCGGCACCGACTATGTCGCCTCGAACTATAACCGCGCGACGCAGGCGCTGCGCCAGCCGGGATCGGCATGGAAGCTGTTCGTCTATATGGCCGCGCTCGAAGCGGGGCATAAGGTTGACGACCAGGTGGTCGATGAACCGGTGACGATCAACGGCTGGAGCCCGCGCAACTCGTCGGGCCGCTTTGCTGGAGCGATGAGCCTGCGCACCGCCTTCGCTTATTCGGTCAACACCATCGCGGCGAAGCTGGGCGACGAGGTCGGCTTTTCGTCGGTCGCCAACATGGCGCGCCGCTTCGGCATCACGACGCCGATCAACACCCACCCCTCGATGGTGCTCGGCAGCGCCGAGGTGCGGGTGATCGACATGACCGCCGCCTTCGCCGCGGTCGCGCGCAAGGGCGTGTCGGCGCAGCCTTATGCGATCACCAAGGTCACGACCGCCGACGGGCGGCTGCTCTTTCAGCGGCCGGCCGAGCGCGGGCAACTGCTCGTCGATAGCTGGGTCGCCGCCGGAATCACCGACCTTCTTCAGACCGCGGTCGCGACCGGGACCGGCCGCGCGGCGCAGATCGGGCGCCCCGTCGCGGGCAAGACCGGGACGACGTCGAGCAACAAGGACGGCTGGTTCCTCGGCTTTTCGAGCGGCCTCACCACCGGCGTGTGGATGGGCCGCGACGATGCAAAGCCGGTCGGGGGCCTCCAGGGTGGCCGCGCTCCGGCCAAGGCCTTTGCCGATTATATGCGGATCGCGGTCGCGCGCCGCCCGGTCGAGCCTTTCGACACTCAGGTCAAGCTGCCCGAATGGCAGCTCGAGGACGAAAGCGACGCCTATCTGGGCGAGCCGGGCGACGAAGGGCTGACCGACGACAATGGCATGCCGATCGAGCTTCCCTATGACAGCCGCCCCCCGCAGCAGCAGCAGGGCGACGCGCCGCCGCCGCCGCCGCAGGACGAGAGTCCGGTGCTCAACCAGCAATGGATCGAGGAACAGACCGGCCGCCGCCCGCCGCCGCCCGACTCGGGCGCGGCGCCCAAGGCGGTGCCGCAGCTAAAGACGGTGCCCGCGCCGCCGCCGCCGAAGATTCCGGCACCGCAGCGCACGCCGGGCGGCGAGGGCCGTCAGCCGAACCTGTAGCGGTGCAGCCCGCGCCCTTCGCGGCGCAGCCAGGCGCGCGCGGCGGCGACGTCGCCGCCGTGCAGTTCATCGACCAGCGCGTGAAAATCGGGGCCGTGATCCATGTGCCGCAGATGCGCGACCTCGTGCGCGACGGTCGCGCGGCGGACTTGATCGGGCGCCATCACCAGCCGCCAGCTATAGCGAAGATCGCCGCCGTGGGTGCAACTGCCCCAGCGGCTGCGCGGGTCGCCGACCCCGACGCGGCCGAGGCCAAGCCCCGCGCGGTCGGCGATCTCACGGCTTTCGCGCGTCATGATCGCGAGCGCTTCGGCCTTCAGCCAGCGCTCGATGCGGCGGCCGACGGTTTCGGCGGGTCCGCCGACTGTCACGGCGTCGCCCGCCAGTCGCACCGCGCGCGGCGCATCCGGATTCCAGTCGATGCGGCGCAAAACCCCAAAGACGGGCACCGAATCGCCCGGGCCGACGCACAGCGGCGCGGCGGCTTTGCCGACCTGTTCGGCCAGCCACTCCTGCTGCTCGCTTGCCCATTTGAGCGCGCGCGCCGCATTGGCGCGGCGCGGCAGCGTCAGCCGCAATTCGCCGCGCGCGCCGTCGAAGATCAGCTTGTAGCGGCGCGACTGGGCGTGATGGACAAGCCGCACCGGCCACGGCGTCTCACCGACCCATAGCTGGGGCCGGTCGCCCTGAAGGTCAGACGACGCGTTCGACAAGATGATTCTCCAGCGGACCCGCCATATCCTCGGCCACCGTCCAGCCGACGATCGATTCGCCCGCGCGGTGGACAGCGTCGCGGTCGCCGCAGACCAGATAATGCCATTCGGGCAGCGGCTCGCCCTCGGCGCGCAGGCGATAGGCGCAGGTCTGCGGCAGCCATTCGATGTCGGCGACCTTGGTCTTGGTCAGCGTCAGGCAGTCGGGGACATGGCGGCGGCGATGCCGGTAATCGCCGCAGCGCGCGGTCGACAGGTCGAGCAAGCGGCACGCGACATTGGTCGGATAGATGCGGCCCGTGTCCTCATCCTCGAGCTTGTGGAGGCAGCATTTGCCGCAGCCGTCGCACAGGGCCTCCCACTCGCCCGCATCGAGGCTGGCGAGTGGCGCTTCCCAGAAGGGGCGCTCCGCGGCGGCGCCCCTCGCGGTCATATCACCCATTTCGCCAGGTCGGCGGCGACCTTGTCGGGCGCGCCCTCGTCGCCATCGGTCGACGGGTCGTCGAGCGGCAGCAGCGCGAGCGGCTTGCCCTGCGGGTCCATCAGGAACGCCAACTGGCTGTGCGCCATCAGATAGCGGTCGGGCGCCGAGCCCGGCACCTTGTTGTAAATGACGACAAAGGCTTTCGCGACCGCGGCGATCTGTTCGGGGGTGCCGGTCAGGCCCAGGAGGCGCGGGTGATAGCGGCTGACGAAGGGTTTCAGCGCGGCGGGCGTGTCGCGTTCGGGGTCGATCGTGATGAACATCGGCGCGATCTTCGCCCCGCGCGCCGGGTCGCTCTTTTCGAACGCCGCCAGGCCGCGCATCAGCTTTTGCAGGTCGACCGGACAGATGTCGGGGCAATAGCTGTAGCCGAAATAGACGAGGCGATATCGGCTCGCAAAGTCGGTATCGCGCACGGTCTTGCCGTCCTGGTCGATCAGGGTGAACGGCCCGCCGATCTTTGCGCCCGCGAGCGGCGGGGTGGCGGCGGGCGCGTCGGATGAGGGGTTGCAGCCCGCAAGCATCGCGCCAAGAAGCAGAAGCAGACTTGAACGGACGAGCTTTTGCCCCATGTTTGCGATATTCATCATGCGGCCAGCCTTGATCGGCTAGGGCATGAAAATCAACCATTGTCGTGCGGGCGGCGCAATTGGCTTCACCCGATCCGCGACATATTGCGAGGGGGTCGCCCACCATGTTCCGACGCGCGGAATTCCGCTTTGCCTTCCTGACCCTGCTCGCCGCCGCGGCGGCGGGTGCGCTGGCGCCCGCCCCGGCGTTCGCCCAGTTCCGCGGCGCCTATGGCTTCCTCCAGGCCGTCGACAATCGCGACGGCACCAAGGCGACCGAGGCGCTGAAGGACGACCCGTCCTTCGTCAACACGCGCAACCCCGACACCGGCGAGACCGCGCTGATCCTCGTCGCCAAGCGGCGCGACCCGACCTGGCTGCGCTTCCTGATCGGCAAGGGCGCCGACCCGTCGATCGCCGACCGGCAGGGCGTCACGCCGCTGATGCACTGCGCGCTGCTCAATTTCACCGATGGCGCCGAAGCGCTGCTCGACGCGAAGGCCCCCGTCGATCAGACCAACCGCCGCGGCGAGACCGCGCTGATCCTCGCCGTGCAGGCGAAAAATGCCGCGATGGTCCGCCTGCTCGTCCGCCACGGCGCAAGTCCCGACAAGAGCGATCATATCGCGGGCATGTCGGCGCGCGATTATGCCAAGCGCGACGACCGCACCGGCCAGTTCCTCACGCTGCTCGACGCCAAAGCCGCCGCCACGCCGCGCGATCCGGGGGCGGTGTTCGGGCCGAATTGATTCGCGGGATCGGCCGCAGGCCGGGAAACGATTCGCGCAGAGGCGCAGAGAACGCGAAGGAACCAGGCTGAATGTTCCCCCGCCTTCGCGGGGGAACAGGATAATTTCATTCCTCTGCGTTCTCTGCGCCTCTGCGCGAATAAGCCGTTACACCCCCCTACAATGTGATTTCTGCATTGACGCTCACACTATGATGTGAAACAAGTGCGGCATGTCCACACAGCTCCTCCACCGTATCCGCGCCATCGTCGAAGACGGCACCATGTCCCGCTCGGGACTGGCGCGCGCCGCGGGCCTGCACGCCAACAGCCTTCGCGACCTCGAGTCGGAGGGCTGGAACCCGACCGCCGAAACGCTGCGCAAGCTCGAAAACTGGCTTGCGCACGGCAGCGACCTGTCGCCGATGGCCAGCCCCGAGGAGATCATCGCCGAGGCGCGCAACGGCCGCATGTTCATCCTCGTCGACGACGAGGACCGCGAAAATGAGGGCGATCTCGTCATTCCGGCGCAGATGGCGACCCCCGACGCGATCAATTTCATGGCGACCCACGGCCGCGGCCTCGTCTGCCTGACGCTGACGCGCGGCCGGGTCGACACGCTCGGGCTCGAACTGATGAGCCGCAACAACGGCACGCGCCACGAAACCGCCTTCACCACCTCGATCGAGGCGCGCGAGGGCGTCACCACCGGCATTTCGGCGGGCGACCGCGCGCGCACCGTCGCGGTGGCGATCGACGCGGGCAAGACCCGCGACGACATCGTCACCCCGGGCCATATCTTTCCGCTGATCGCGCGCGACGGCGGCGTGCTGGTGCGCGCCGGCCATACCGAGGCGTCGGTCGATATCGCGCGGCTCGCCGGGCTCAACCCCTCGGGCGTGATCTGCGAGATCATGAACGACGACGGGACGATGGCGCGGCTCGCCGACCTCATCCCCTTCGCGCGCCGCCACGGGCTCAAGATCGGGACGATCGCCGACCTGATCGCCTATCGCAGCCGCACCGACCGGCTGGTCGTATGCGTTGCGGACGAGCCCTTCGAATCCGATTATGGCGGCGACTGGCGGCTCAAATCCTATCGCAACAAGGTCGATGGCTCGGTCAATCTGGTGCTCCAGAAGGGGCCGGTCGATCCCGAAGGCGTGACGTTGGTCCGCATGCACGCGGTGTCGATCTTCGACGATATCATGGGCCGCCCGGGTCCGCGGAAACGCCGCCTCCAGCGTTCGATGGACGCGGTCGGCGAGGCGGGCAGCGGCGTGATCGTGATGCTGATGCGCCCGCTCCCCGGCTCGGCCGATGCCGAAGCGGCCCCGGCCCCGGCCGGCGGCATGGACCTGCGCACCTATGGCATCGGCGCGCAGATCCTCGCCGACCTCGGCGTCCACGCGATGGAATTGCTCACCCCCACCCACAGCAATATCGTCGGCCTCGAAGGCTATGGCCTGTCGGTCGTCGGTGAACGTCCCATTCCCGGAGAGGTCGAATAATGGCGCATGTCCTGATCGTCGAAGCCCGCTTCTATTCGCACCTCAACGACATGCTGCTCGACGGCGTGCGCAGCGCACTCGATGCCGCGGGGCATAGCCACGAGACGGTGACCGTTCCCGGTGCCTTGGAAGTGCCCGCCGCCATTTCGCTAGCCGCCGACAGCGGCCGCTACGACGCCTATGTCGCGCTCGGCGTCGTGATTCGCGGCGAAACCTATCATTTCGAGGTGGTCTCGAACGAGAGCGCGCGTGGCATCATGGCGCTGACGCTCGACGGGCTGGCGATCGGCAACGGCATATTGACCGTCGAGAATGAGGAGCAAGCCCTTGCGCGCGCCGACAAGACGCGCAAGGATAAGGGCGGCGAGGCGGCGAAGGCTGCGCTCGCGATGCTCGCTTTGAAGGAACAGTTCGGCATTGGTTGATCGACCGCCTCCCAGCCGCTTTTCCGTCGTCGAGCGCGGCGGGCGGCTGGTGGTGATCGACAAGGAAACCGGCCAGACGCCGCTCAGCGCGGCCGAGCGCATGGATATTCACGATCGCAGCATGGGTGTCGAGCCGATCCGGCCCGCGAAACCCAGCGTCGCGCCCGACCTGTCGGCGGCGGCGCGCGCCGAATCGGGCCTGAGCGCGCGGCCCGCCCCGGCGCGGCAATCCGCGCCGACGGTCGCCGCCGCCACTCCCGCCGCCGCCGATGGCAAGGCGCGCATGGCCGCCGCGATCGCCGAACGCAGCAAAGGGCCGTGGGTTCAGCGGCCGACCGATCGCCCGGCGCTGAAATCGACCGCGCAGCCCGCGTCCAGCACCAGCCGGCCGCCGCCGCGCGCGGGTGGGCAGCGCAAGACGATCGTCACCGGCAAATGGTGGGATGCCAAGGGACCGCGAACGATCGAGCTTGGCCCCAAGGGGCAGCAGGTGCTGAGCGGCGGCTTCGTGACGATCGTCGTCGTCGTCCTGATCGCCGCGATCGTCGCGCTGCTCCTCGCGCCGCTGCTCCTCTTCGTCGGCGCTTTCCTGCTGTTCCGCTTCGGCGGGCAGATATTGGGCCCGATCGGCGCCGGGATCATCGACAAGGCGCTGGCCGAGAAAGGCTAAGCCGTCGCCCCCGCTGTTCGCCTTTGGCGGAAATCGGGGGCGACGCCGAGATATCAGGCCGTCACCAGCGCCGGATAATCGGTGTAACCTTCCGGCCCCGGCGAATACCAGGTCTGCGGATTGTCGGCGGCCCAATCGGTGCCGGTGCGGATGCGCTCGACGAGGTCGGGATTGCCGATGAACGGGCGGCCGAAGGCGATCGCGTCGGCAAGCCCGCTCGCCAGCGCGTCCTCGGCGAGCGCGACGTCATAATCGCTGTTGAGAATCAGCGGCCCGTTGAACGCCGCGCGGATCGCGGGCGACTGTCTTGGCACGTCGGTGCGTCCGAACGTCCCGTCGGGGCCGGGTTCGCGCAGTTCGAGGAAGGCGATGCCAAGCGCATCGAGCGCCGCGGCGGCGGCCGTGAACAGCGGTTCGGGGGCGCTGTCGTCGACCCCCTGCGAATCGCCGTTCGGCGACAGGCGCACCGCGACGCGGTCCTTGCCCCAGACGCCGATCAGCGCTTCGGTGACTTCGCGCAGCAGGCGGATGCGATTCGCGATCGGCCCGCCATAGTCATCGTCGCGCAGATTGCTGTTGTCGCGCAGGAACTGGTCGATCAGATAGCCGTTGGCGCCGTGAAGCTGAACCCCGTCAAAGCCCGCCTTCTTCGCATTTTCGGCCGCCTTGACATAATCGGCGATCACGCGCGGAATCTCGTCGAGCCGGAGCGGCCGGGCTTCCTCCAGGTCGCGGCGGCCGACCGGTGTATGCGCGCGGCCTTCGCCCTTGGTGGCCGAGGCCGAAACGGGCTGCTTGCCGTCGTTGAACACCGAATGGACGAGCCGCCCCATGTGCCAGAGCTGCGCGACGATCCGCCCGCCCGCGTCGTGGACCGCGTCGGTCACCGGCTTCCAGCCTTCGACCTGCGCCGCGGTCCACAGCCCCGGCGCGCTCGGCCAGCCGAGCCCTTCCTGCGAGATGCCGGTGGCTTCGGAGATGATCAGCCCGGCCGAGGCCCGCTGGCGGTAATAATCGCGCGCCAGGTCGTTCGGCACGAAACCCGGCCCGGCGCGACCGCGGGTCAGCGGCGCCATGATGATGCGGTTCGGTGCCTCGATGGCTCCCAGCTTGATCGGATCGAACAGTGATGCGGCCATAGTCCTTGCACCTTTCACTTTGTCCGCGACGACCCCATCGGTCGCCGCTATGGCCCGCGAAGCTATGGTTGCCGCGGCGCCAGCACAATGGTGGGTAGCAAAAGAAAATCTAAATGAGCAACAAGAGCGACAGCGTGGACATGGCACCCGTCGCGGCGACGACGAACCGCTGGGCCTTTGCCGCGCTCCTCGGCGGCAATCTCGCGTTGTCGCTGACCGCGCTCGTCGTGCGCTTCGCCGACACCGGGCCGGTCGCAGCGGGCCTGTGGCGCCTGTCGCTCGCGCTGCCGGTGCTGCTCGTGCTTGCCTGGCGCGAGACTGGCGGACGGATGCCGTCGCGCCGCGCCCTGGGGATCGCGACTGGAGCGGGGGTCTTTTTCGCGCTCGATCTCGCCGCCTGGCATCTCGGCATCCTGCAGACGAAGGTCGCCAACGCGACACTGTTCGGCAACAGCGCCAGCCTGCTGCTCGTGATATGGGGCATCATGCTGTCGCGGACCTGGCCGCGCGGCTGGCAGGCGCTGGCGGTCTTGCTCGCCTTCGCGGGGTCGGCGCTGCTCATGGGACAGAGTTACGAGGCGTCGGCGGCCTATCTGGCCGGTGATCTGTTGAGCTTGCTCGCGGGCGCGCTCTACACCGGTTATGTGCTGATGATGCAGCGCGTGCGCGGCGAGGTCGGGGCCTGGTCGGCGCTCGCTATCGCGTCCGCCGCCGGAATCCCGATCCTGCTCGGGACCGCGCTCGCGCTGGGCGAGGCGATTCTCCCGCATAACTGGACGCCGCTGATCATCCTCGCGGTGATGAGCCAGCTCGTCGGACAGGGCCTGCTGATCTGGGCGCTGCCGCGCTTTTCGCCGCTCGTCGTCGGGTTGACTCTGCTTGTCCAGCCGGTCGTCGCGGCGGTCGCGGGCTGGCTGGTCTTCGGCGAGACGCTGAGCCTGTGGGAGATATTCGGCGGCGCGATGGTCGCCGCCGCGCTCGTCCTGATAAGGTTGCCGAGCCGCGCGGCGCGGCCTATCTGATTCATATGGCCCAAAAGCTGAACACGTCCCTGCCCGCCGATCCGACGCTCGACGAGATTCGCGCCGCGCTCGCACCGCTGATCGCCGAAGGAGCCGCGTTCGACGGCTTCGGCAACGCCGCGCTCGCCGACGCCGCGCGCCGCGCCGGGGTCGATCCCGACCTAGCGCGGCTTGCCTTTCCCGGCGGCGCGCGCGACATGGTCGATGCCTGGTTCGCCGACATCGACGCGGCGATGGCGGCGGCCTGGCCGGCCGAAAAGCTTGCGACGCGCAAGATTCGCGAACGGATCACGACGCTTGTCGAAACGCGCATCGACCTGCTCGCGCCTGCCCGCGAATCGCTGCGCCGCGCCCTCGCGTTGCTCGCGCTGCCGACCAATGCACCGCACGCGGCAAGGCTCGGCTGGCGCGCCGCCGACCTGATGTGGCGGCTCGCGGGCGACACCGCGACCGACTATAATCACTACAGCAAACGCGCGATCCTCGGCGCGGTCTATGGTTCGACGATGGCGGTGTTGCTGAACGACGAAAGCGAAGGCTTCGCCGACACCCGCGCCTTCCTCGCGCGCCGCATCGACAGCGTGATGCGCTTCGAGGCCTGGAAACACCGCCGCGCCGCGCGCGGCATCGAACGGCCGAGCCTGGCCCGCTTCGTCGGCCGCCTGCGCTATCCGGGGCGCTGACGTTATCGGGGCGCTGACGGGCGATTTGCAATCAGGGCTGGCGTTCGCCTGCTGTTATTGATAATCGCTCGCAAATGATCGCGAAGCTCGATTCCTCGCCGCTCGGTCTCGCCGTGCGCATCGCCCGTATCGATTGGGCCGCGATGTCGGAGGACGAGGGACGCCGTCTGCGCGAATTCGGCCTGCTCGAAGGGTGTGAGGTCACCCCGCGCCATCGCGGCAGCATCTTTTCGCGCGATCCGCTCGCGCTGACGATCGGGCGGATGCAGGTGATCATCCGCGCGCGG
This window contains:
- a CDS encoding DMT family transporter, which encodes MSNKSDSVDMAPVAATTNRWAFAALLGGNLALSLTALVVRFADTGPVAAGLWRLSLALPVLLVLAWRETGGRMPSRRALGIATGAGVFFALDLAAWHLGILQTKVANATLFGNSASLLLVIWGIMLSRTWPRGWQALAVLLAFAGSALLMGQSYEASAAYLAGDLLSLLAGALYTGYVLMMQRVRGEVGAWSALAIASAAGIPILLGTALALGEAILPHNWTPLIILAVMSQLVGQGLLIWALPRFSPLVVGLTLLVQPVVAAVAGWLVFGETLSLWEIFGGAMVAAALVLIRLPSRAARPI
- a CDS encoding YcgN family cysteine cluster protein; translation: MTARGAAAERPFWEAPLASLDAGEWEALCDGCGKCCLHKLEDEDTGRIYPTNVACRLLDLSTARCGDYRHRRRHVPDCLTLTKTKVADIEWLPQTCAYRLRAEGEPLPEWHYLVCGDRDAVHRAGESIVGWTVAEDMAGPLENHLVERVV
- a CDS encoding COQ9 family protein, which gives rise to MAQKLNTSLPADPTLDEIRAALAPLIAEGAAFDGFGNAALADAARRAGVDPDLARLAFPGGARDMVDAWFADIDAAMAAAWPAEKLATRKIRERITTLVETRIDLLAPARESLRRALALLALPTNAPHAARLGWRAADLMWRLAGDTATDYNHYSKRAILGAVYGSTMAVLLNDESEGFADTRAFLARRIDSVMRFEAWKHRRAARGIERPSLARFVGRLRYPGR
- a CDS encoding alkene reductase, giving the protein MAASLFDPIKLGAIEAPNRIIMAPLTRGRAGPGFVPNDLARDYYRQRASAGLIISEATGISQEGLGWPSAPGLWTAAQVEGWKPVTDAVHDAGGRIVAQLWHMGRLVHSVFNDGKQPVSASATKGEGRAHTPVGRRDLEEARPLRLDEIPRVIADYVKAAENAKKAGFDGVQLHGANGYLIDQFLRDNSNLRDDDYGGPIANRIRLLREVTEALIGVWGKDRVAVRLSPNGDSQGVDDSAPEPLFTAAAAALDALGIAFLELREPGPDGTFGRTDVPRQSPAIRAAFNGPLILNSDYDVALAEDALASGLADAIAFGRPFIGNPDLVERIRTGTDWAADNPQTWYSPGPEGYTDYPALVTA
- a CDS encoding M48 family metallopeptidase, translating into MSNASSDLQGDRPQLWVGETPWPVRLVHHAQSRRYKLIFDGARGELRLTLPRRANAARALKWASEQQEWLAEQVGKAAAPLCVGPGDSVPVFGVLRRIDWNPDAPRAVRLAGDAVTVGGPAETVGRRIERWLKAEALAIMTRESREIADRAGLGLGRVGVGDPRSRWGSCTHGGDLRYSWRLVMAPDQVRRATVAHEVAHLRHMDHGPDFHALVDELHGGDVAAARAWLRREGRGLHRYRFG
- the ribH gene encoding 6,7-dimethyl-8-ribityllumazine synthase, giving the protein MAHVLIVEARFYSHLNDMLLDGVRSALDAAGHSHETVTVPGALEVPAAISLAADSGRYDAYVALGVVIRGETYHFEVVSNESARGIMALTLDGLAIGNGILTVENEEQALARADKTRKDKGGEAAKAALAMLALKEQFGIG
- a CDS encoding SCO family protein, producing MMNIANMGQKLVRSSLLLLLGAMLAGCNPSSDAPAATPPLAGAKIGGPFTLIDQDGKTVRDTDFASRYRLVYFGYSYCPDICPVDLQKLMRGLAAFEKSDPARGAKIAPMFITIDPERDTPAALKPFVSRYHPRLLGLTGTPEQIAAVAKAFVVIYNKVPGSAPDRYLMAHSQLAFLMDPQGKPLALLPLDDPSTDGDEGAPDKVAADLAKWVI
- a CDS encoding FeoA family protein yields the protein MIAKLDSSPLGLAVRIARIDWAAMSEDEGRRLREFGLLEGCEVTPRHRGSIFSRDPLALTIGRMQVIIRARQAAAIEVESTI
- a CDS encoding ankyrin repeat domain-containing protein; amino-acid sequence: MFRRAEFRFAFLTLLAAAAAGALAPAPAFAQFRGAYGFLQAVDNRDGTKATEALKDDPSFVNTRNPDTGETALILVAKRRDPTWLRFLIGKGADPSIADRQGVTPLMHCALLNFTDGAEALLDAKAPVDQTNRRGETALILAVQAKNAAMVRLLVRHGASPDKSDHIAGMSARDYAKRDDRTGQFLTLLDAKAAATPRDPGAVFGPN
- the ribB gene encoding 3,4-dihydroxy-2-butanone-4-phosphate synthase, whose protein sequence is MSTQLLHRIRAIVEDGTMSRSGLARAAGLHANSLRDLESEGWNPTAETLRKLENWLAHGSDLSPMASPEEIIAEARNGRMFILVDDEDRENEGDLVIPAQMATPDAINFMATHGRGLVCLTLTRGRVDTLGLELMSRNNGTRHETAFTTSIEAREGVTTGISAGDRARTVAVAIDAGKTRDDIVTPGHIFPLIARDGGVLVRAGHTEASVDIARLAGLNPSGVICEIMNDDGTMARLADLIPFARRHGLKIGTIADLIAYRSRTDRLVVCVADEPFESDYGGDWRLKSYRNKVDGSVNLVLQKGPVDPEGVTLVRMHAVSIFDDIMGRPGPRKRRLQRSMDAVGEAGSGVIVMLMRPLPGSADAEAAPAPAGGMDLRTYGIGAQILADLGVHAMELLTPTHSNIVGLEGYGLSVVGERPIPGEVE
- a CDS encoding transglycosylase domain-containing protein, whose product is MRRERQQASSGKSSSSGKGGSGKGSPAGPSRFRIWLRRLFRWGLGLAFVGAVAIAVAVGIAVQRIPSFEELKKSPAGQTIRVHAADGTVFLSLGPNYGRWLTLTETPQVMQDAMVAVEDRRFRYHPGIDPVGISRAAVFAVEHYGTGRRMQGASTITQQLARNIFLSNSYTWTRKAREMVLALALEWKFSKDELLELYLNKVYFGGGSYGIDAASRRFFGHSATEMSLSEAAVVAGLVKAPSRYSPTADAAAALGRSGVVLETMVDAGFITQSQADGAKPADVQLAQETGQNSARYFTDWALPQLDMLIDEGSEALDVFTTLDLGMQRAATAAVQADTPKGVQAALVSIDRDGAVRAMVGGTDYVASNYNRATQALRQPGSAWKLFVYMAALEAGHKVDDQVVDEPVTINGWSPRNSSGRFAGAMSLRTAFAYSVNTIAAKLGDEVGFSSVANMARRFGITTPINTHPSMVLGSAEVRVIDMTAAFAAVARKGVSAQPYAITKVTTADGRLLFQRPAERGQLLVDSWVAAGITDLLQTAVATGTGRAAQIGRPVAGKTGTTSSNKDGWFLGFSSGLTTGVWMGRDDAKPVGGLQGGRAPAKAFADYMRIAVARRPVEPFDTQVKLPEWQLEDESDAYLGEPGDEGLTDDNGMPIELPYDSRPPQQQQGDAPPPPPQDESPVLNQQWIEEQTGRRPPPPDSGAAPKAVPQLKTVPAPPPPKIPAPQRTPGGEGRQPNL